A stretch of DNA from Rheinheimera sp. MMS21-TC3:
TCTTACAAGTTAGGTGAGTTAACTATTAAGCGCTTACGCAGTAAAGCTGAACAAGCTTTAGGCCAAAACTTCAACATTAGAGAGTTCCACGATGCTGTATTAGGCAATGGTAGCTTGCCATTAGCGGTGTTAGAGCAGCAAATAGAACAGTATATTCGTGTTCAGCAAGACAAAGCAAAATAACACTTATAGGTAATGGCTAGAGATTAATTGCCTATTTTAAATGAGCCTAGTGTTAGAATCTTATTTTAACATTAGGCTCAGTATTAACTTGGCCATCTCTATCTATAGCCGCTAAGCGACTACCTGATTTTAGTAAAGCCAGATTACCATCAGTAAAATGGCGTACACATAGTAAGTCGTAGCCAAATCTATGCAGCTCGGATACGGCAAACTTTTGCGCCAAATTTAAATCATCCCAAAAAGTATGTGCGCTTCTATTTATCTGACGTCTTTCAGCTTCCATTTATTACTCCGGTTTACATAAACTAAGGTTAAAATAAAATCCTAGTGTAATTTTAATGGTAGAAAAGCATCCATCTTTGCTACGGGAAATAGGGCTTATAGTAATCAGAGTTTAGTCTAGTTATGTAATAGTTGCAGAGTTTAACTTTAGCTGTTAAGAAATAATTACTAGTGATTCTTTGCTGATTACTTCTGTTTACGGCAAAATAATAGTTAAAGCCTATGAGCAAGGAATACAGATGAGTAAAGCATTAGACGGTCTATTATCATTATTAACATTAGAGCAAATAGAGCAGGGGTTATACCGTGGTGCCAGTCAAGATTTAGGATTTAAATCGGTATTTGGTGGTCAGGTTATGGGACAGGCATTATCTGCCGCTAAAGAAACCTTAGCAGTCGATAGAAAGCTGCACTCTTTTCACTCTTATTTTTTACGGCCAGGCGATGCCTCAAGGCCAATTGTGTATGAAGTAGAAACCATTCGGGATGGTAAGAGCTTTAGTACCCGTCGGGCCAGCGCCATTCAATATGGTAAGACCATTTTCTATTTGACAGCATCTTTTCAAACGGAAGAAGCCGGATTTGAACACCAAGATGTCATGCCAGATGTGCCAGGGCCAGAGGAACTAGTGTCTGATTTAGATTTTTATCAGCAACATGCTGACCTTATTCCTGAAGGCTTACGCAGTAAATTTATTTGTGAAAAACCAATAGAGATGCGGCCAGTTGATTTTCAAAACCCTTTTAAACCAAAAGTCAGTCAGGCTAAACGTTATGTCTGGTTTAAAGCCAATGGTGCTATGCCAGATGACTTGCGGGTGCATAAATACCTTTTAGCTTATGCGTCAGATTTTAACTTTTTACCAACGGCACTGCAGCCGCATGGTAAATCGTTTTTAGCGCCAAATATGCAGGTTGCTACTATAGATCATGCCATGTGGTTTCATCAGGATTTTCGTTTTGATGATTGGCTGCTTTATGCTATTGACAGCCCTAGTGCATCGGGTGGCCGAGGGCTAGTCCGAGGGCAGTTTTTTAATCGAGATGGCACCTTAGTGGCGTCGACAATTCAAGAGGGCGTGATCAGAGCTTATCCAACTAGCCGCTAATGGCGGCCAGTTGGTAAAATACTCTGGATGCTGAGTAAGATATCGTTGCGTAATAAACTGTCGACAGTCTGATTTAAGCTGATTAAAGCATCAGCGGCATGGACTAAGTTATTGTCATCACTGTTAGTGTAACCATTGTCGCGTAATGCTTTAATTAGGGTAGAAAATAGTTGTTTGTCATAATACTCTGGGGCAGTAATACCATGCTGCTGTAATAAACGCTGGGCCAGTTGATGGCACTGCTTTTCTAACTCAGCCCGACTTTGCGGTGCTTGAGTTAACAGCAATTGCATTACCATAGCGTAGCGTTGCAAGGTGTGCTCGGCATTATCTGCTAATAAACTTAATATAAAATAATAACGGCTTTGTTGTTGTGGCGCTGAATATAGCTCACCTTGTTGCTGCACTATATTAGTTTGCACTAAGTGTTGTAACACTTGCAGACAATAGTCATTAATATTATCTAGCTGCAAAAACATTTCTTGCTTTAGTAGTGGATAAAGCTGCTGCACGATTTTCAGCAGGTCTTGTAGGCTAACCTGACGCTGATGCAAAATAGCATTGGCTAATATAGAGGGCACTATAAATAAGTGTAAAATATTATTACGATAATAACTCATCAAAATAGCACTTTCATCACTTAAGCTAATGATCTCGCCAAACTGATCTTGATGTTGCTGCACCTTAGCTATGCTAATGGCATGCTCAATCAGCGCTTTGCTATTAGTGTCGGGCAAAGTCATTTGGCTATGATAAGGAGCTTGCTGCTGTAGCTGTAAATAAAAGTCTAATTGTTGCTCAAGCTTTTGTCGGGTTAAAGTATGCTTTTCGGTAGCGAGCAATGAGAGCGCGATTAAGTTAATGCTATTGAGTGCCGCAGCTTGATTAATGCGCTGCATAACTAATTGCGAGACATCATCAACCACTGAAGCTAGCCATAGCGGCTTTTGTACATCCAAGGGGTGAATATCTTGTTTCCAATCAGGCACGCTGTTATTAAGATGCTCATTTAACGTGAGTGGTTGGCCAAAGTTAATATAACCATTACCATAGTTCCGTAAGTTGCGAATGGCTTTTAGGACACCAAAAACAGATTCTTTTTTCTTGCCGGAGCCCTGTAGCTCGCTTAAATAAGTGTTCACCTCCATGACATGCTCATAACCTAAATATACCGGCACTATAGTAACAGGGCGGTCTATACCTCTGAGCATAGATTGCAGCGTCATGGCTAACATGCCTGTTTTAGGCTGTAATAATCGACCTGTACGGCTACGACCACCTTCAGTGTAATACTTAATAGAGTAACCTTTGCTAAATAGTTGACACAGGTATTCTCTAAAGACGGCGGAGTAGAGCTTGTCGCCGCTAAAACTACGACGAATAAAAAATGCCCCGCCACGGCGAAAGATAGTACCGGCAGGCCAAAAGTTTAGATTTATTCCAGCAGCAATGTGTGGTGGTGCTAGGCCTTGTTGATAAATAACATAACTGAGTAATAGATAATCCATATGACTGCGATGGCAGGGTACATAGACTATTTCGTGGCCTTTTTGCGCCAAGTCTCGCAGCATATTTGCATTATTTATTTTGATCCCAGTATAAAGCTTATGCCACAACCAGCTTAATACTCGATCTGCCACTCTTAACGAAGATGAACGATAGTCAGCGGCAATTTCTAATAACAATTTATGAGCATTTTTACGCGCTTGGTTAACAGAAATTCGTTTAGATTTTGCTTCTTCCGTTATTGCTTTTTTCAGTGCAGGTGCAGCTAGTAGCGCTGTAAAAAGTTGGCTCCGATTAACCAGCTTTGGGCCATTGGCAGCTAAACGTTGTC
This window harbors:
- the tesB gene encoding acyl-CoA thioesterase II, whose protein sequence is MSKALDGLLSLLTLEQIEQGLYRGASQDLGFKSVFGGQVMGQALSAAKETLAVDRKLHSFHSYFLRPGDASRPIVYEVETIRDGKSFSTRRASAIQYGKTIFYLTASFQTEEAGFEHQDVMPDVPGPEELVSDLDFYQQHADLIPEGLRSKFICEKPIEMRPVDFQNPFKPKVSQAKRYVWFKANGAMPDDLRVHKYLLAYASDFNFLPTALQPHGKSFLAPNMQVATIDHAMWFHQDFRFDDWLLYAIDSPSASGGRGLVRGQFFNRDGTLVASTIQEGVIRAYPTSR
- the plsB gene encoding glycerol-3-phosphate 1-O-acyltransferase PlsB, translated to MFCSVKLFAALLKWPLRLLLKYKVVPEQPVDELKLDTAQPVFYICPTESASDLAALKQVCKKLQLPDPASYIMLDGVKHFRTLFLEKPHSLFLKRGTTKALQQGLALLDSHLKNPSLNAQIIPVSILWGRAPGKENSIKWLLGAAHSPNWLAKLLIVLISGRHSLVRFIAPLSLQQMATQFGADNETSRKLLRMSRFHFYRQRLAANGPKLVNRSQLFTALLAAPALKKAITEEAKSKRISVNQARKNAHKLLLEIAADYRSSSLRVADRVLSWLWHKLYTGIKINNANMLRDLAQKGHEIVYVPCHRSHMDYLLLSYVIYQQGLAPPHIAAGINLNFWPAGTIFRRGGAFFIRRSFSGDKLYSAVFREYLCQLFSKGYSIKYYTEGGRSRTGRLLQPKTGMLAMTLQSMLRGIDRPVTIVPVYLGYEHVMEVNTYLSELQGSGKKKESVFGVLKAIRNLRNYGNGYINFGQPLTLNEHLNNSVPDWKQDIHPLDVQKPLWLASVVDDVSQLVMQRINQAAALNSINLIALSLLATEKHTLTRQKLEQQLDFYLQLQQQAPYHSQMTLPDTNSKALIEHAISIAKVQQHQDQFGEIISLSDESAILMSYYRNNILHLFIVPSILANAILHQRQVSLQDLLKIVQQLYPLLKQEMFLQLDNINDYCLQVLQHLVQTNIVQQQGELYSAPQQQSRYYFILSLLADNAEHTLQRYAMVMQLLLTQAPQSRAELEKQCHQLAQRLLQQHGITAPEYYDKQLFSTLIKALRDNGYTNSDDNNLVHAADALISLNQTVDSLLRNDILLSIQSILPTGRH